The DNA region TACGCATACATGCATAGAAATATAAGTCGTCCTTTTCTCGTAGATGTTCGCCACAAAGAAATGCATGCACGACCTTAAATGAGTTCATCCGAAACGTTTGTCCTTGAGAGCTATCCCGGAAAGTCACGGCTGCAAACCTATAATAGAGGATGCAAGAAATTTTACTGCTTCAGATCCAAGTAAGgtaaagaaagtaaagaaagagaaaaaagaactgTAAATTTGTCTCACCTCTAATATATAGTGGCGTAGACAGATGGTAGAAGCACCCCGACCGGTATCTGGGAAGCATTGATTGAAGACATGACAAAGATGTAATTCTCCATATTAGACTTCTGTTTCACCGCAGTTAGTTTAGATAAAGTTTTCCCCCGAAGATAAATTCGTACCTTACACTCATATCAGTCAAAtttgtgatatttcattttcattcaactGCTTTTGAAGATCCTTGACTCGAACGATCGACCCGCTTAAGTTGCGgacatattttgtttgcatcTCAGGAGATGTTTTTTCCACTTGATCTTTTGACTAAATTTTAGACAATACCTCTTTGTTGGAACTAATTCGAAAATGTATCTCGTAAATAACAATTTATATCGTTCGTTTTTGTGGTGGAATTTTAAGTGAATTGAATAACTGGCACGCAGCTTCGAAGCACTGTCTTTCTGATtgaaaaaatagtaattttattGCCTTCTTAAAGGAGCTCAATGGCGTTtatcgttagccgtaaaacgacAGAAAAAATTTAGCAGTgaggcgtaaaaattgaaaaattttaactgttagtcCGCGTAAGCAAagttaactgtaaaaatttattcatctGCATGATCACAATatggaaagaaattaaccgttagccgtaaaatgacCACCCGATTGAGACCTTCTTTTCACTGCTTAATTGCAAAATCCAttggattttttatttaaaaatataatcccgacaattaaaaatgatatcaggtatgcttttaaaaaatcacaGATCTTTCAAAGCAGCTTTGAGTCAGAGACGCTATGAGTTTCTAGCGGTATGCGATTAAATCATAGAATTTTAATTTACTCGTTATGTTTTTGCCGAAACGgagaatttctttctctcccgACGACGCGGGAAGAGGAAAAGATTGGAACAAGTCAAACTGGAAAAGTTTGagaagaaacaaataaacaaactggagaaaaacaattttaatcagCCTTAAAAATGTCTTATTTCCACAAAGTGTGTTTTGTCAGCTGGTTTCCTCTGAACAATATGTgtaatatttattgtaaaaattaacaGCCTAAGTTATGTTTTAGAGTGTGATAATTGTCGTGATAAATATAATTACGCTGGATTCGAGTGGCAATTTTTGGTTGAGGGGTTCCTTAATACATAAATggaactttaattttaaaaatggaataATTATTATAGGGTAATGTTTAAAACAAGATGAGGAGGGGTAGGTGGAAAAATtcatgtcatcatcatcatcatcatcatgtaAAAATCAACTTCATGTTGATCTTGCCTCAAAGTTGCAATTTTGTCATCTACccgacaatattttcttttaggacagatatttttttcccaagtttttgttttactgttaatttttctcttcgTATCTTTGTTTATATTCCAACTCTAGAAACAGCTGTCAGTGAGGATGATGGCTCACTTAAAATAGTGCCATAAGTGTTTATAATGGGGGgctctcaatggggtgatggcttttacggccaTAGGTTaaaattttgtccattttaCAGCTCACGGTTAACCCCACTGAGACCCTCTGACAGGCGTTTTGTGTTGCTCCTAACATTAAGTCAAATAGGTCGAGGGTGAAAGCATAACGTGACATCTATATTTAGAAGAAAAACTGTGAGAGTTGCCACATGAGATTTTTTTCGTTGTTAATGGCACGGTTCATACATAGAGTGAAACTTTTTCTTTACAGCGTGACGTGTCTTTCAGGTGTGTGGGATTTAAGGGTTATCAAGGACCCCTCATACAAAATATTATACATCGTACCATCAATGAACACTTGTTTAATGGTTTTTCTTCGTAACTCATCAAACATCACATCAAagtaaaaatcaattttttgtgcGGCCCTCAAATGAATGTTGACATAGGACGTCTGTTGTTTACATTGATAGCGGATAATAAAGGGAACAGCGAAAGTCGGGTAATCATTGTAGCTGACTTATAGGTCTGATTTGCTGCACTAACTTGACAAATCTGTGCCGCCGTGAAAAGTCCAAGCCAAACTGAAGCAAGATGAAGAACtgtttttcgcttgttttgttGGGTAAGAGAGCAATTACTTGTTTGCTGTATTCAATAATATTGTGTCAAGAGGAAATTACCCCTTTCAAAACAGGGCTCTTATTGAGGACAGGGcgcttcttcctttttttgagGGACAGAATTAAGTGCAAAGTAGAGCGttgatatttatttgaaaaggatCAAGAGGATTGGAAAATGGACTTGTTGTCCCTGGATCCTTCCTGGCTAGAACGACCAGCCAAGCGATCGTCGCAAAATTTTAAGACGAGATCATTCGTTTGAAAGAACTGCGGCTTTGACAACGAAGTGATAGTTGAGAGacttgtttttgtaatgagACTTTAAGTGAGCAACTAAAGCGAGATAAACCAAGGTTGATCGCAGTGTACATGTACTGTAACAGTGCTATGACAAGATTACTAAAACAGAATAGGCGCGCTTATTAACGAAACGAAATTAGAGAGGAGTGTTTATTAGAGATGGGGCGCTTATTGCTAGGAGAGCACCAAATCAAATCACTACGGGACTGTTAGATGCGGATAGGATGCGGTAAATTACCGTCTATTGGGAAATAATATATTGTGGAAGAAACGCAGCCATATATTGTGAGAAGAACTCAAGAATAAGAAGCTCTTGTCAACTTAGTCTATTCAGAATGCTTTGTTGGTCATGCTGTTCAcaatagagaaaaaaatcctcACAGAAACGCTGAAGCTCACCCGATGCATGAGCTCATAGGCCAATTTTCTGTGTTACCAGAATGACTTGGCATCAATTTTGATGAGTGCTAGCAGTTCGTAATAATAATCAATGTTTTCCTTTAGCCCCAAGCCGCTAATCTCCATAagggttttaattttgttttactgcATCAAGAAACAGGAACATCTGTACGTCTATTTTGTTATAGCCATCGTATGCAGTGTTGCAGGAGTTTTCCCAAATAAATTGGAGGAAAGTGAACTGAACGTGTATTTCCTTGAAGACGCTTCTGGTATCACGGCGGATGAGAGCTCCAGTTTTCAAGATGCAAGTGTCGGTGCCGACGAGGGCTTCAGTCTTGAGAGTGACGCATTTGGTCTAGCAGCTGATGCTCGTCCGGCTGAGGCTTCAGACATATAAGACGGAGGATCAAGTCTTGAGGATCGCTGGAGGCCATGGAAGAGGACAATCTACGGCTACAATCTACAGATTCTTAATCTTCATTGGCTAATTGGGTGTAGGACAATGATTCAAGACTGTAGAGTTACCTATTCCGGTTCTTATGGTTTAGATCCATCAGTGAATTAAGTCAGACATACCAAATATAAACGTGCTAAACATACAGCAATGAATAAACAATTAGTGTATGTAATGCCAGTGTGGTGTTGTGTTAGAGCCAAATGCTGATAGAAACAACAGTGAACAGCAACAAGGTTTGGGGAAATTTTGATTTCCCGGGGAAAACCTAACTGAGAAAGCCCCATggaatgcaataaaaaataattaaattgataaatataCCACTGAATAAACCTTCAGGATGCAGACTTGAAGAACTACCAATTGCAATGGAAGACAGAGAAAGGTGGAAGGAGCGTGTCATGGAATATCGAGCAAGCTCGAtcttatgataatgatgatgatgataaacctTCAAGGAAGGGAATAAGTGAAAAAAGACTTCAGGGGAAGAATGAATGAATAGTGAAATAAATAAGGGCGGAGGACTGGCGAAAAAGAAAAGCAGGGCTGCCAACTGTTCTTTTCCGCTCCAAGAATATGTAAAGTATGTATGTAAAGGACCTTATGTAAAGCAAGGTACAAACTATCGATTGTTCGAAACCTTTTGAGGAATCCTCTCACCATTTTTGGGCGCAAACCGTCGCCACAGGGGGATATGGACTTGTAAgaattttaagataattttaatcCATACTTTCTAGTAGTCTTCTttcttactgtttttttttattgatggTTGCCTTGTTATAATGGCCTTTTTTGATTGCTATTGGTGGCAATAAAAACTCAGAAGGACTCCCTATATAAAATATCACTTGACATGTAATTTTAATCACTTTCAAtctgaaattaagagatcctcgcagctaagaacactactgaaacgagtagttttaaataggacctgaaaaaaattcaggcccgtacgggattgaacccatgacctctgcgataccggtgcagcgctcaaccaattgagctaacaagccaattgggAGCTGGTAAATGAATTGGATCCAAATGAcattcagtagtgttcttagctgcgaggatctcttaagttcatctttccaccgcagtgcaaatatatgaatgcACTTTCAATCTCTTTGGTTTTGCAATAAGTTCTCAAAAGATTCAACTAATTTAAGTTTGTGTATACTTCATGCAGTTTTTTGTTAAACACCGTGCAATAAATCAAACGCTGCAAGCTTATCTCTAAGTGATACCTGccaaagaaaagttttgaaatacttAAATGAACAATGAAAAACTAACTGCTAATACAAGGGTCGCTCCCAGGACTTTTCCCGTTGTAACGCTGTTAGCCTCAGAGGGGAGCGTTGGAGGCTGGGAAGCCTTGGCAGAGTCGTAGTCGAAGTTGCATTTATCTTCTTGACAACTGGCCATCTTAGAGCAGACTGTTTTTTCCCCAAACAGCTTACAAGGATCTTTGTTGCAGTCCTCGTGCAAGCAGCAACCTGTcatcaaaaggaaaatcaaatccTTATTATTATCACGAGCCTTAGTAGTTCATACGACTTTAAAAGAAGTTGAGAAATGCTAATTGGGTAAACGAAATAAATGTGTCTTATTcaaactcttttattttatttcacctCATATCATCGCATCGAATGTGATGGAACCTCCTCGTGATGTGATACTCTCTAATCGCATGGCATAGAATAGAATGTTATGTCATCTCCTCATGTAATGTCAGGTCGGTCCTGTCGTGTTGTATCACCCCACATCTGTAAcatttgatcttatttttgtCACGTCACGCGATGCAATTTTACGTAAGGGATGTCATATCGGTCACGCGAggtcatttcatttttaatcacCACATTtgttgtgtcatttttttccaagttattttcattcatgTCATCCCATGCCTGTCATATCTGTCGCGCGAAATCATGACGTGTTATCATACGTTTATCGTGTGATTTTATATGGTGTTTGTTCTAAATGTCTCGACGCACTTATTCCatcatttcttgttttatttttcatttcatcacatcGCACATCCCAGCTCTCATTATGTCATGTTAATTGCATCAAATCACTTCCCGAAACTGCATTCACATATCACCTCATCGCCTCTCGTTTTAGAcatcttttctttcctcaacagagggtctcaatggggttaaccgttagctgtaaaacgGCCAAAGAATTTAGCCATTAGgcgtaaaaactgacaaattttaaccgttagtcgctAAAGAAGTtcactgtaaaaaaagtttctggtgaaaacaatggaaagatattaaccgcaagccgtaaattggccaaaattttgacCGTTAGCCGAAAAAGCCATCACCCAATTGAAACCCTCTTAGCACGTCTCTCACTTTGAAGTTTCTTACTTTTAAACTCCTTGATCGTGTTGTATGAAGTAAAATTGACTGTGTACACTTGACAGGCGAACACAGAACCAGGCATGGATGAATCATCACATTTTACTGTCGCTTTACCAGACCCCTCACAACTTGGTGCAGCTCCACCACAACGATAGCACGTGATCGACCATCCTAAAGACAAAACATTTAAGAATGAAAATGGCTTTTAACCTAGTACTAATTATGATTATAGCAGGCCTTCATTACCAGTGCTGCAGGACACGCGTTTCTCCGCCCTCGGGGAGTTTTGAGATGAGTACGATAGAAGTTTGCCGGGGGTCTGTCACTATCGATCAGCGGTAGATCCCTAGCAGATTTCTCGCCGGTTcacgattttttttaaccccttaactcccagaagtaattaacatgtaacttctccttataatatccatacattagcGAGCAagcaggtaataagaatactcaaacttagaCAGggagaagttgctatcttgatctatAACTAAATTCTAATTCTCAAGGGAATAAGTTgaagctagaagggagaattaacaattggatcttg from Pocillopora verrucosa isolate sample1 chromosome 1, ASM3666991v2, whole genome shotgun sequence includes:
- the LOC131772559 gene encoding uncharacterized protein isoform X1, with product MKLLLTACVVASVFLQGWSITCYRCGGAAPSCEGSGKATVKCDDSSMPGSVFACQVYTVNFTSYNTIKEFKSCCLHEDCNKDPCKLFGEKTVCSKMASCQEDKCNFDYDSAKASQPPTLPSEANSVTTGKVLGATLVLAVSFSLFI
- the LOC131772559 gene encoding uncharacterized protein isoform X2 — translated: MKLLLIAWVVASVFVLGWSITCYRCGGAAPSCEGSGKATVKCDDSSMPGSVFACQVYTVNFTSYNTIKEFKSCCLHEDCNKDPCKLFGEKTVCSKMASCQEDKCNFDYDSAKASQPPTLPSEANSVTTGKVLGATLVLAVSFSLFI